ACCGGAATCTTATCCTGTTTCACTTTATTCGTCAGAAAAGCGATCGTTGCAGCATTTGCCTCCGTATCCGTAGAGCATCCCGGGAAAGCAGCATAATAAGTAAGACCGTATTCATCCGCAAAATAACGGAATGGGAAACGATCAGCAACAATAATTTCTTTACGCTTTGCCTGATCTACTACGTCCTGAAACTCACCGTCCAGCTGCTCTAATTCTGAAAGATACTGTTTTGTATTCTGTTTATAGGCCTCTGCATGTTCCGGATCCAATTCACATAAATTGTCGCAGAGCTTTTGTACTATTTTCATGGTATTCTTCGGAGAAGTCCATACATGTTCATCATATTCCGGTTCTGCTTCACCGACCTGAGGTTCTTCCTCCTCTTCCGGCGTCATTCCCTCAACTACCTCTTCCTCTGCTAAATCTACACAATCCATAAGGGTTACGATCTTCGTTTTGCTGCTGTCCACTGAATCCATTATATTCGCCACCCATTCATCCGAATCCCCGCCTACATAAACGAACATGTCCGATTTCTGTATATCTTTGATATCCTGAGGAGTGGGCTCAAAACTGTGGCTTTCCGCTCCCGGGGACAACAGCATAGTCAGATTCAGGTAATCCCCGCCGATCTGACGCAGAAAATCGTATTCAGGAAAAATCGTTGCAACCACATTCAGTTTTTTAGCATCTGCAGAATTTTGCGAAGAATCATTGGATTTTAAAAAAGAGCATGAAGACATAAGCCCCGCTGCCAAAGCAATAATGAGCACAATTAAAAATACCTTATTCAATTTTTTCATAAATAAACCTCCGAAATTATTTTGAGTTTGTAAAAATCTAGCAAATAATGGATTTTTTACAAAAAAGTTCATAAATAAGCGGAGGCACTTTAATCGTTCATACGTACCTTGCGTGTAATAGGGGTATCAAAAAGAATAATAAAATAAGTTTGTATGGAGTTTTTTGCCAAAACAAAAAACGCAGAAGAGACACAGATCACAGCAAGGGCGGGAATACCTGTATGAAGCAGGAACTGAGTACAGGCCTGAAGCTCCGTACATACGGTACAGCCTTCACCGCTGCAAGCATGATCTGTATATTTAACAAGAAATGCAACAGACAGACAAAGAACGGCAAGCAGGCATACAGCAATTAAAAGCGCTGTTAATTTTTGTTTTTGTAAATGATAGGGTCTGCTTTGCATACTGTCGGCCTCCTTCCTCAAAATTCTGGTTTATCCATCTATCCGGTACAAAATTCGGTACATTTTTTCATTAAATTTCACCTTTTTTATATATTTTACCGTTTCATCGTAGGGCATATTGTGAAAGTCTTCTCCATTCTCTGCTATAAGTGAATTTTCTGTCCACTTTTTTACATTTCCCCTGCCGGCATTGTATGCGGCAAGGATTAATTCCGTGGTGCCAAATTCTTTTCTCAGGTTGTCAATATACCAAGAGCCCATTTTAATATTGATTTCGGGATTGTACAGGTCATCGGCAGTAAAATTTTCCATACCTATGGATTCCGCTATCCATTCAGCAGTTGATTCAGTCAGCTGCATCAGACCTACCGCTCCCTTATGCGACTTGGCGTTCTTATCGAACCTGCTTTCTGTTTTAATTACTGCCAGCAAAAAGTATGGATCCACATTATATTCTTTAGAATATTTTACTACATAGTCCTTGTACAGGATTGGATAGGAAAGGTCATAAACAATTCCTTTCGCGGCAAATAATATAAAAAT
This region of Aminipila luticellarii genomic DNA includes:
- a CDS encoding metal ABC transporter substrate-binding protein, whose translation is MKKLNKVFLIVLIIALAAGLMSSCSFLKSNDSSQNSADAKKLNVVATIFPEYDFLRQIGGDYLNLTMLLSPGAESHSFEPTPQDIKDIQKSDMFVYVGGDSDEWVANIMDSVDSSKTKIVTLMDCVDLAEEEVVEGMTPEEEEEPQVGEAEPEYDEHVWTSPKNTMKIVQKLCDNLCELDPEHAEAYKQNTKQYLSELEQLDGEFQDVVDQAKRKEIIVADRFPFRYFADEYGLTYYAAFPGCSTDTEANAATIAFLTNKVKQDKIPVVFHIELSNEKICDSICETTGAKSELLNAVHNVSRDDFESGVTYIDLMKHNVEALKEALN
- a CDS encoding lytic transglycosylase domain-containing protein translates to MKKKQKKNKFMIFLVIIFILFAAKGIVYDLSYPILYKDYVVKYSKEYNVDPYFLLAVIKTESRFDKNAKSHKGAVGLMQLTESTAEWIAESIGMENFTADDLYNPEINIKMGSWYIDNLRKEFGTTELILAAYNAGRGNVKKWTENSLIAENGEDFHNMPYDETVKYIKKVKFNEKMYRILYRIDG